In Deltaproteobacteria bacterium, the sequence TACGCCCACCGTACCATCACGATCGGCTGCATGTTGCTCGACGGCGACTACCGGCTCGTCAAGCTGGGCGTCGTCGGCGAAGGCCGCGGCATTCACGACGAACGCGAGTTGCTCGCGGAATTTTCCGCGTTCGTCGGTCGCGTCCGACCGCGCCTGGTCACCTACAACGGCCGCACATTCGATCTGCCGGTGCTCGCGTACCGCTCGCTGCACCACGGCGTGTCGGTGCCCTGGTACTACAACGAACGCGGCGTCCGCTACCGGTTCAGCGAGGAGGGGCACATCGATCTGTGCGACCTGCTGGCCGACCACGGCGCGACCCGCCCCGTGTCGCTCGACGCCCTCGCGCGCCTCATCGGCCTGCCGGGCAAGGTCGGCGTCGACGGCTCGCAAATCGAGGGCCTGTACAACGCCGGCAAGGCCGACGTCATCCAGAACTACTGCCTGGCCGACGTCGCGCAGACGGCGCTGTTGTTCCTGCGGTTTCGGCTGCTCCAGGGCCGGCTGTCGCAGGAGGCGTATCGCGCGGCCGCCGGCGAGCTGATGGCGCAACTGCGGGCCGACCCGCGCCTGCGCGAGCTGATGGACGCCGTCGACGGCGACCGGCTCCTGATGGCCGCGTGAGGCCGCTGTCGCGCCGGTTCTACCACCGCCGCACCGAGGACCTCGCCCGCGCGTTGCTCGGCAAGGTGATCGTGTGCGGCGATCGCGCCGGCCAGATCGTCGAGACCGAGGCCTACCTGGGGCCGGAGGATCTCGCGTCGCACGCGCGCTTCGGACCGACCGACCGCGCGCGCGTCATGTTCGGCCCGGCCGGCGTCGCCTACGTGTATCTGATCTACGGGATGTACGACATGTTCAACGTCGTCGGCCACGCGGGCGCCGAAGCGGGCGCGGTCCTCGTGCGCGCCATCGCGCCGGTGCGCGGACTCGGGGACGACCCGGCCGTCGGCCGCGGCCCCGGCAAGCTCACGCGCGCGCTCGGCATCCGCCGCGCCGACCACGACGGCGTGGACCTCACCGCCGGCGGCGCGCTGTTCATCGCCGGCGGCCGGCGGCCGGGGCCGATCGCGCGCGGTCCGCGCATCGGCGTCGACTACGCGGGCGCATGGAGCCGCGCGCCGCTGCGGTTCTGGATCGATGGGCACCCGGCGGTGTCGCGGAGGCGCTAGGAGGCTGTCGCGTATAGGCGGGCCAGCGAGGTTGCGCGATGCGAGGCGAGGTTCGGCGCACGCCCGCAGCGCACGAGGGCGCGCATCATCACACGGAACCGAAGGGCGCGAGGACGTACGCCGAAGATCGCCCGCAGATCGCGACCGCAGCCAGCGGCTATGCGCTACAGCCTCCCGGACAGGCGGCACGAGTGGCTCGGTCTGCGCCAGCCCTCGCGCCCCCTCGCGGCGCCGGCGCAGTCGGGCCCTGTCGGCGGCACGTCACGTTTCCTGCGTCCACCCGACCAGCTGGCCCCGCGACGCGCACCGCGATCACCGGCAGCGGACCGGCCCACGCCGAGTGGGCGGCCGCACGGGAACGCGGTGCGCCTCGGGCGAAGTGCATGGCATCTCGGGCAACGCGCGACGAAGGCGCCTGCAGGGGGCGAGCCACGGAGGAGCCCCGCGGAGGTCGTTTCGGGAACCGGCCGGAGGATGTGGTGTACTGAGGGACGGCCCCAGCGATGCCGCGCATCACATTCCTGCCGATGAACGTCGTCGTCGACTGCGAGGCCGGCGACACCGTGTTCGCCGCCGGCCGCCGCGCCGGCGTCCCGATCCCGACCAGTTGCGTCGGCCAGGCCACGTGCGGCCGGTGCCGCGTCGAAATCGTCTCGGGGGAGGATCACTTGCCCCCGCTCACGGACGACGAGCGCCGCCACCTCGGCAACGTCTACTTCATCACCCGCGTGCGGCTGAGCTGTCAGTGCCCCGTGTCCGGCGACGTCACCGTGCGCCTGCCGCCCGCGCGCCGTCGCTCCCGCTGACCGGGACCCTCGCGGTTACAACTCGACGCGGTGCGTGAGGACCGCGTCCTTGCGCACCTCGATCGTGACGACCTTCGAGATGCCGGCGGCCGGGTTGTCGAGACGGATGCGCTGGCGGCCGACCGGCAACTGAAAGTTGCGATCCTTCGGCGCTCGACCGAGCAGCCGGCCGCGAAACCACACGTTCGCCCACGTCGTCCTGCCCGTGATCGCGATGTTGACACGGCCGTACTCGACCGCGCTCGTGAGTTCGCGAAACACCTCGGTCGTTTGCCCGTCCTCGAGGTCCACCACGAGCGTCTCGGTCTTGTAGTTCGGCTTGTCGATCACGAGTTGCATCCCGCGCATCGGCGGCAGGTCGGAGCGGTCCAGCGGCGTCACGCCGAGCCGCGCCCCGTTGAGGCGCACGGTGGCGCCGCGCGGGCGCGTGTCGACGACGAGTCGCGCCGCGCGCGGCTCGAGCGTCTCTCGGATCGCGAACCGAACGCCCGGCTCGACGGCGACGTTCGGGATGACCTTCGGGCGGTAGTCATCGTGTTCCAGGGTGACCGTGTAGACCTCGAGCGCGCGCACGGGTATCTGCGTCGGCGTGACGTCGTCGTACAGCTCGCCGTTGAGCCGCACCCGCGCCCCCTCGGGCACCGTCTGGATGTCGAGCGTCCCCATCAGCGGCCCCGCGTCGACGGCGGCCGCCGCGACAGCCGCCGCCTCGGCCGGCCGCCGGTCCCCGCGATCGCGCGCGGCGACGACCGCACCGATCGCTGCGGCGGCCGCCGCCAGTGCCACCGCGCCCGCCGCCCACCGCCACCGGCGCGACGGGACCGGCGTCGCGACCGCGCCGTCCCCGGCCCCGGGACCGCGGCCCGGCGGCGCCGCATCGCGATCGGCCGGCGCGGCCGGCAGCGCGGACGTTCTGCCCGTCGTCCGGCCGCTGCGCTCGCCGCGGATGGCTGACGGTACCGCCGCGATCGTCCGCGTCTGACCTTCGCGCTCCCACAGGGTCGCGCCGTCGGCGTCCACGCCGCGGCGGACGAACGTCTGCGTGTGCAGCAGGCTCGCCTCCTCGGTCTGGCGATCCGCGTCCGCCTCGGTCGCGTCCGCGCCGACTGCGCCGCCGAGCTGTTGGCGGATGAGGTCGTCGATTGCGAGCTTGCCGCTGGCGGCCGCCACCGGCTCGGCGCGCGCCGCGCCGAGCACCGACTCGACCGTATCCGCGACATCGAGGGCCGATGCGACGATGCTGCTGTCGTAGCTCACCTCGGTGAGCGCGCGCTGGATGTCGGCCGCGCGCGCCGGCCGCCGCGCGACGTCGCGGTCGAGCATGCGCGCCAGCAGTTCGTCGATCCGCGGCGGCAATTGCGGCCGGATGTCCGTCACCCGCGGGATCGGCATGGACCGGATGTTGTCGATCACGGCCTGCGCGTCGTCTCCCGGAAACAGCTTGCGGCCGGTAAACAACTCGAACATCACGGCGCCGGCGGAAAACAGGTCCGAGCGGGCTTCCAGCGGCTCACCCTCCGCCTGCTCCGGCGACATGTAGCGCCACTTGCCCATGATGCGCCGCTCGGGGCGCGCGCGCGCGCGGTCGATCTCGGCCTGGGCGATGCCGAAGTCGGCGATCTTGACCTCGCCGGAGCGCGACAGCAGCACGTTCGACGGCGACACGTCGCGGTGGACGACGCCGCGCTGGTGTGCGTAGTCCAGCCCCTTGCACAGCTCGATGCAGATGTGCAGCGCCGCACCGATCGGAACCTGCTCGCCGCGGGCGTTGAGCGCGCGCAGCAGCGCCGCCAGGTCCAGCCCGTCCACGTACTCCATCGCGATGAACAGCGTCCCCTCGAACCGGCCGAAGTCGAACACCTGGACGATGTTGGCGTGCGCGAGCTGAACGGCGAGCTTGGCCTCCTGAATGAACCGCTCCTCGAACTCGGGGTCGCGGGCGAAGTCGGGCAGGATGCGCTTGATCGCCAGCGTCTTTTCGAAGCCGTGCGCCCCGTACGCTTTCGCCCGGAACACCTCGGCCATGCCGCCGGTCGCGATTCGTCCGACGATCTCGTAACGCTCGAGGCTCTTGTCCGGGGCAACCGTCACGCGGGCACCTGGTGGGCTATATTATGCGCGTGCCGAGGCGAGGGTTCTCGCGACGAGCCGCCGTTTTCGCGGCGGCGGTGGCGCCGGTGGTCGCGCTCGCGCAGACGGGCATCGAGCCGCCGGCGCCGCGGGTCGCGATCCTGAACCTCGCGACCAACCAGACGGCCGGTCACCGCATCGCCCGCGAGCTACGCCGCGCGCTGCTCGCCGACGACATGTACCGGCCGCTGCAGCCGGGTCCGCTGGCGACGGTGCTCGAAAAGGCGCTGCCCGCCGACCCGGCCGCCGATGTCGCGGCCGAGTTGCGCCGCGCCGACGAACTCATCGCCGAAGCCATCGAGCACATCACCAACCTGCGCGAGGAACAGGCGCGCGAACTGCTCAAGCGCGCCGAGGCCCGTCTCATCCGACTCAAACCGACGCGCGGCGTGCTCGACCGACTCGCCGAGATCAACTTTCAACTCGGTCGCATCTACATGCGCCGGTCCGATTCGCGGAGCGCGACCGACGCGTTCCGCGTCACCATGCGCCTGCAGCCCGACCGCCCGCCGCCCGACCCGCGCCGCTACGACCCCGACGTGATCGAGGCGTGGAGGGCGGCGAGCCTCGCGCAGGCGCGCACGGCCGTGGTCACGGTGACCGCCCCGTTCGACGGCGCGCGCGTGTTCATCGACGGCGTCCAGGTCGGCGTCACGCCATACCGCGCACAGCTCGAACCGGGCGCCCACTATTTCTGGGCCGAAATGGACAACAAGCAGCCGGCCGGGATGCGCGCCACCGCGATCTTCGAAGAGCCGCGCGAGGTCAATCTGCAGATCCGCCGCCTGCCGGACGACGCGATCGCCGCCCGCGTCAAGCGGAGCCTGCTCGCGGGGCCGCTCACCGAACAGGCGATCGCCACCGCGGTCCAGCAGCTGTACGAGCTGCTGCTCGTGAAATACGTCATCGTGCTCGCCGACCGCGACCCGACGGGGATTGGCGCCGCGGTGTTCGATGCGCGCGGCGCGCGGGTCACCGAGTGGGTGCCGGTGACCGAACGCGACGCCGCTGCGCTCGTACGGGCGCTGCCCGGGCGCGTCGACCTGTCCGCACCGGCCGTGGCCGGCGACGCCGGTCCGCCGGCGCCACCGGCTGACGCCGGACCGCCTGAACGCCCCTGGTGGCGCAATCCGATGAGCTACGCCGCGGTCGGCGGTGGTGCACTCATCGTGGTCGTCGGCGTGCTCATCCTCACCGCGTCCGAGGACGCGCCGGCGCCCCACCCGGACCTCACCTGCTGCATCGCGGGGGACGGTTTCCAGTAGCGATGGCGTCGCGCTCGCACTTCGGCCGGTCGAGCCGATCGCGCCGCACCCGGGCTTGCAGTTCCCCGAGCGCGCCGCCCGCTCGCCGGTACCGAACTGCCCGCGCGATCGCGGCGATCGCCGCGGCGGCGGCGGCATGCACCGATGGCCCGGCGCCGCTCGACGAGTTCGCAATCGAACTGGCCCTCGACACGACCGGCGCCGACGCTACCTGCGCACCGGGAGTCACCTGCGCATCCTTTCCGATCGGCTGCGACGCAATCGTCGGCGTGCGTGTGCTCGACCTGCCGGACCCCGATGCCCCGGACGCCCCCCCGCGGATTCGCGAGGAGGCGTGCGTGCCGCTGTCGGCGCTGCGGGCCGACAGCCTGTGCGATCTGGCCGACCCGACCGTCTTCCGCGTGCAGTTCACCAACGTCAAACCCGATCTCGCCCAGGTCGAGGTCGTCGTGTGGCGGGATCGCGGCGACGCCACCTGTCCGCCCGTGGACTTCACGGTCAACACCGGCCGGCCGATCGTCGCCCCCTCGGATGCCAATCCGCCCGCGTTTGGCCGCCGCGTGTTTCACGACTTCGGCGGCACCGATCCGACCGCCCGCGTCGAGTTGGCGTGCGTCACGCCGGACGTGCTCGACGCGCCGGAGTGCAATCCGCGCACCGTCGATCTGCGCGCCGACGTCTCCAACCTGCACACGCGGCTCGACGTCACCCTGGCGGAAGCGCAGGCGCTCGGCGTCCGCATCGGCCAGCCGACGCCCGTGGCCCCCGGCGACCCGCGCTACGAGCTGCGCCCCCAGGACCTCATCGAACTCGGCCTCATGGCCGGCGCGACGCCCACCTGGGAGGAACGCGACGTCGTGGTGCCCGACGACGCCTTCGCCGTCGGCTCCGACGTATGCGGGGTAGTCACCCCGTTCGGCTCGCAGCCGGTCGCGACGTGCGAGCTGGTCGTCGACGACGACGAGGTCCCGGACAACGCCGTCCGCGCCGTACACGTCGACGCATTCATGGTGCCGAGCGACGTCTGGGATCAAATCCAGGCGGCAATCGAACTCAACGTCGTGCCGCAAGGCGGCCTCGTGCTCGGCCGAGTGGTCGACACGAACTTGCTGCCGCTGGACAACGTGCAGGTGAGCGCGGTCGGCGCATCGCCGACGGTGCAATACCTCAACGACGACCTGACCGGCTTCCGGGACGGCGGCGGCGCACCGCTTGCCGCGACGTCGACATCGGGCTACTTCGTCGCGCGCGGCAGCATTCCGTTCAAGACCGCGTGGACCGCGACGCGCCCCGGCACGTGGCGGATGGTCGGCCAGCCGACCGGCGGAGAGCTCGGCAACAAGACGATCACAATCGTCCAAATTGTAATGACGCAGGACTTCGAGCCGTAGCCGACCCGGCCGGTCAGCTCTTCTTCGGGTTCGTCATGCCGAGCCGGTTGAGCATCTTGTGGATCGACATGCGGTCGATCCCCGCCGCGCGCGCGGCGGCGCTGATGTTGCCGTCGTGCGCCTCGAGCAGCCGGCTGATGTAGCGGCGCTCGAACTCCTCGACCAGCGCCTGTTTGGCGACCTTGAACGGCGTGTGGATGTCCACGACCACCGCCAGCGTGTCCCCGGTGGCCGGCCCCGGCGTCGCGTCGGCCAGTCCGTCGGCGGTCGGCGCGCGCCGGCGGCCGCGAATCGCCGTCTTCGACAGCTGGACGCCGCCGGCGGCGTCCGCGAGCAGCACCGCGCGCTCGATGACGTTGCGCAGTTCGCGCACGTTGCCCGGCCAATCATGCTTCATCATGAGTTCGATCGTGGCCGGATCGAGCCGCGTCCCCTCGGCGCCGGGCGTGATCGACAGAAAGTGTTCGACCAGCAGCGGAATGTCCTCGCGCCGCTCGCGCAGCGGCGGCACGTGAACGCGGGCAACCGCAAGCCGATAGTAGAGGTCCTCGCGAAACCGGCCGCGGTTGACCTCGACGCCCAGGTCGCGATTCGTCGCCGCGACGACGCGGATGTCGGTCGCGATCGTCTTCGTGCCGCCGACGCGGCGCACCTCCTTGCGTTCGAGCACGCGCAGCAGCTTCGGCTGCATCGACAGCGGTAGCTCGCCGATCTCGTCGAGAAACACCGTCCCGCCGTTGGCGCGTTCGAACGCGCCGGCGTGCGCATGCGTCGCGCCGGTGAACGCGCCCTTCTCGTGGCCGAACAGCTCGCTCTCGATCAGATTCTGCGGAATGGAGCCGCAGTCGAGCACCACGAACGGCCCGTCGCGCCGTCTGCTGTGCTCGTGGATCGCCTCGGCGACCAGTTCCTTGCCGGTGCCGGTCTCGCCGGTGATCAGCACGGTGGCGTCAGACGCCGCGATCTTCTCGAGCCGCGCGAACAGCTCGCGCATCGGCACGCTGCGGCCGACGAGCCCGCCGAACGAATCCTCCGACGCCAGTTCCACCTCGACCGACTCGCCGAGCGGCTCGAACCGCAGCTTCGTCGCACCTACCTGGATCACCGTGCCGGGCGAGATATAGATGTCGTTGACCCGATAGCCGCCGACGAACGTGCCGTTGGTCGAGTCGAGGTCTCGCAGTCGATAGCCGCGCTCGTCGAGGCGGATCTCGCAGTGCAGCCCCGACACCTTCGGGTCCGACAGTTGGAGGTCGTTGCCGCGCCGCGCGCCGATGCGCAGCACCGCCGCCTCGTAATCGCGGATCAGCCCCTTGTCCGGCCCCGCGATCACCTCGATGCGGCAGCGCCGAATGCGCACTCCCGAGGCGCGGCCGGCGGCATAAGTGACCCATGTTCCCGAACGCAGGTCGTCTACCGCCATCGGCCGCAGCCTATCACGCGGCGGCTGGATCCCGCGCCGGCGCGCGCTGGCGGGAGCCGCGCGATGCTCACCGCCGCTGACATGGCCGCCCCGCTCGCGCGCGCTTTGCTGCTAGCCTGTGGCCATGGCCGCCGACTCCCCACTGCCCCCGGAACTGGAGCGCACGACCGAACTCGACGACGCGTGGCGCGTGGCCAACCACGGCGACCGGCTCGCCGCGGTTCGCCGCGCCGCGCGCCGGCTCAAGGACCGCATCGTCGCGTCCGGCCGGGCCGTGAGCGTGTCCACCTACGCGATCTCGTCGCTGCCGTATCCGGCCCGGTTCGGCCTGTCTGGGGCCGACCGCGGGCTCACGCCGCACGTGATCATGAAAAATCGGATGCAGTTGGTCCAGGTGGACGCCGGCGGCCGCATCGTCAACATCCTCGTCAATCCGACGGACCCGCATCGGGCGCAGGCCGCTCCGTTCATTCGCAAACAGCTCGACCGCTACCCGCGCCTCGTCGCCGACTGGCTGCGCGCGCGACTGGTGCACTCGGATGTGGCGACCGCGCTGCGCAGCGCCGGCGTCGCCCCGGAGGACATCGACTACATCACGTTCGACCACCTCCACGTACAGGACGTCCGCGGTCTGCTCGGCACCGTCGAGCCGGAGCCCGGCCGCGACGCGCCGACGCCCGCGTTGCTGCCGAACGCCAAGCTGCTGGTCCAGCGCCCCGAAGTCGACCTGTTTCGCAACCTGCACCCGATGCAGCGCTACTGGTACGTCGAAAACTGCCTGGCCGGCGTATCGCCCGACAAGATCGTCGTGCTCGACGGCGATTACCTGTTGGGCGCGGGGTTCGCGATCGTCCGCACGCCCGGTCATACCGACGGCAACCACTCGCTGGTCGTCCACACCGACACCGGCGTGTGGACCATCAGCGAAAACGGCATCGCCGTCGAGTGCTACGCGCCCGAGCACAGCGACAACCCGAGGCTACGCGCCTACGCGCGCCACTACGACGTCGAGGTGATCCTCAACGGCAACACGCGCGAGCGGTCCAATGACCAGTACACGTCGATGATCCTCGAAAAGACGTTGGCCGACCCGAGCGTCGCCCGCCCCGAGTTCCCGCAGACGTTTCCGTCGTCCGAACTGCAGGCGAGCCCGTTGGCGCCGGGTATTCGCCCCACGTTCGAACACGGAGAGATCCGCCACGGCGTGATCCAACCCAAGGTGCCGGCAGCCGCCGGCGACCGCGCCGCATCGATGTGACCCGATCGCGCGCGGTGTTCACGCCGGTGATCGCCGCGGCCGCGCTCGTCGCCGTCGCCGCCGGGGCCGCGGTCTATGCCGGGCGCGCCGGCCTCGCGTTCTTGCCGGGGCTCAACGACCCGCAGCCGCCGCTGGCGCAAGCGGATCCCGTCGCGTCGCCGACACCCCCTGCCCTGTCGGAGCGCGTGGTACTCGTTATCGTCGACGGGCTCGCCGAGCGCGCGTCATACGGCCTGCCGTTCATCGACCGGCTGCGCGCGGTTGGCACCGACGCGATCGCCACCGCGCACGCGCCGTCGATCTCGCGGCCCAACTACGTCGCCATCGTCACCGGCGTGCCCCCGCTTTATAGTGGCGTCCGCAACAACGCCTACCACTTTCCAGTGCGGCTCGACTCGATCATGCGCCGGTTGCGCGCGGCCGGCAGGGAGACCGCGTACGTGTCCGAATCGTCCACGGGTTTCGGCTACCTGTTCGCCGAGGACATCGAGGACATCGACTACTCGCCGTGGCCCGGCGGATTCGAGCAGTCGGCGCACCTCGCGCTGCGCCGCGGCTACCCGCTCGTCATCCTGCTGCCGGGCTGGGTGGACGACGCCGGCCACCTGTACGGTGCCGCCAGCGACGAGTATCGCGCCGCCGCACACCGCGTCGACCGCGCCCTCGACGAAATCCTCGGCCACGTCGACCTCACGCGTACCACCGTCATCGTCACCGCCGACCATGGCCACCTGGACGGCGGCGGCCACGGCGGCGTCGAGCCGGAGGTGCTCGAGGTCCCCCTGGTCCTCGCCGGCGCCGGCATCCGCCCCGGCGCGCTCATCCGCGAGCCGCGGCTGATCGACATCGCGCCGACCGTGGCCGCGTTGCTCGGCGTACCCGCGCCGGGCCACGGATTTGGTCGCACTCTCGTCGAAGCGCTCGCCGTCGACGCGGGCGCGGCCGATGCGCTGCGCCGCGCCGACGACGCGCGCATCCGCCGCAACCGCGCCGTGGTCGACGCGGCCATCCGGCGCGCGCGGGCTCGACGCGACGCCAGCCGAACGCGCCGCCTCGCGCTGGTGTTCGTCGCGGTCGCGGCCGGCGGGCTCGCGCTGGTCGCCGGGCGCCGGCTCGGCGCGTTCCTGGTCGACTGGCGCGTCCTCGCGATCGCGCTGCCCGCGTTCCCGCTGACCTTCTACGCGCTCGTCGCGATCGCCGGGCACCGCGCGTCGCTGTCGGCGCTGCCGGACGAGGGCGTTGGCGCGCGCATCGTGTTCTGGTTCGGCCTCGCGGCGACCGGCGTGCACGTGGCCGCCGCATGG encodes:
- a CDS encoding DNA-3-methyladenine glycosylase translates to MRPLSRRFYHRRTEDLARALLGKVIVCGDRAGQIVETEAYLGPEDLASHARFGPTDRARVMFGPAGVAYVYLIYGMYDMFNVVGHAGAEAGAVLVRAIAPVRGLGDDPAVGRGPGKLTRALGIRRADHDGVDLTAGGALFIAGGRRPGPIARGPRIGVDYAGAWSRAPLRFWIDGHPAVSRRR
- a CDS encoding ferredoxin, yielding MPRITFLPMNVVVDCEAGDTVFAAGRRAGVPIPTSCVGQATCGRCRVEIVSGEDHLPPLTDDERRHLGNVYFITRVRLSCQCPVSGDVTVRLPPARRRSR
- a CDS encoding PEGA domain-containing protein, translated to MTVAPDKSLERYEIVGRIATGGMAEVFRAKAYGAHGFEKTLAIKRILPDFARDPEFEERFIQEAKLAVQLAHANIVQVFDFGRFEGTLFIAMEYVDGLDLAALLRALNARGEQVPIGAALHICIELCKGLDYAHQRGVVHRDVSPSNVLLSRSGEVKIADFGIAQAEIDRARARPERRIMGKWRYMSPEQAEGEPLEARSDLFSAGAVMFELFTGRKLFPGDDAQAVIDNIRSMPIPRVTDIRPQLPPRIDELLARMLDRDVARRPARAADIQRALTEVSYDSSIVASALDVADTVESVLGAARAEPVAAASGKLAIDDLIRQQLGGAVGADATEADADRQTEEASLLHTQTFVRRGVDADGATLWEREGQTRTIAAVPSAIRGERSGRTTGRTSALPAAPADRDAAPPGRGPGAGDGAVATPVPSRRWRWAAGAVALAAAAAAIGAVVAARDRGDRRPAEAAAVAAAAVDAGPLMGTLDIQTVPEGARVRLNGELYDDVTPTQIPVRALEVYTVTLEHDDYRPKVIPNVAVEPGVRFAIRETLEPRAARLVVDTRPRGATVRLNGARLGVTPLDRSDLPPMRGMQLVIDKPNYKTETLVVDLEDGQTTEVFRELTSAVEYGRVNIAITGRTTWANVWFRGRLLGRAPKDRNFQLPVGRQRIRLDNPAAGISKVVTIEVRKDAVLTHRVEL
- a CDS encoding PEGA domain-containing protein; this encodes MYRPLQPGPLATVLEKALPADPAADVAAELRRADELIAEAIEHITNLREEQARELLKRAEARLIRLKPTRGVLDRLAEINFQLGRIYMRRSDSRSATDAFRVTMRLQPDRPPPDPRRYDPDVIEAWRAASLAQARTAVVTVTAPFDGARVFIDGVQVGVTPYRAQLEPGAHYFWAEMDNKQPAGMRATAIFEEPREVNLQIRRLPDDAIAARVKRSLLAGPLTEQAIATAVQQLYELLLVKYVIVLADRDPTGIGAAVFDARGARVTEWVPVTERDAAALVRALPGRVDLSAPAVAGDAGPPAPPADAGPPERPWWRNPMSYAAVGGGALIVVVGVLILTASEDAPAPHPDLTCCIAGDGFQ
- a CDS encoding FHA domain-containing protein codes for the protein MAVDDLRSGTWVTYAAGRASGVRIRRCRIEVIAGPDKGLIRDYEAAVLRIGARRGNDLQLSDPKVSGLHCEIRLDERGYRLRDLDSTNGTFVGGYRVNDIYISPGTVIQVGATKLRFEPLGESVEVELASEDSFGGLVGRSVPMRELFARLEKIAASDATVLITGETGTGKELVAEAIHEHSRRRDGPFVVLDCGSIPQNLIESELFGHEKGAFTGATHAHAGAFERANGGTVFLDEIGELPLSMQPKLLRVLERKEVRRVGGTKTIATDIRVVAATNRDLGVEVNRGRFREDLYYRLAVARVHVPPLRERREDIPLLVEHFLSITPGAEGTRLDPATIELMMKHDWPGNVRELRNVIERAVLLADAAGGVQLSKTAIRGRRRAPTADGLADATPGPATGDTLAVVVDIHTPFKVAKQALVEEFERRYISRLLEAHDGNISAAARAAGIDRMSIHKMLNRLGMTNPKKS